A single region of the Malus sylvestris chromosome 8, drMalSylv7.2, whole genome shotgun sequence genome encodes:
- the LOC126632540 gene encoding protoheme IX farnesyltransferase, mitochondrial-like, whose product MWRNSKTLSSKFPISNNPLYHLSSASSSAAQGGVRPALLSHSLTQSYPYSPTPSPSDSLKLGLHRADGVGALPAAADLASLASRASHLARHYGRCYWELSKARLSMLVVATSGTGFVLGSGHAIDFGGLCCTCAGTMMVAASANSLNQVFEKQNDAKMNRTKNRPLPSGRITIPHAVTWASAAGLAGTALLASKANMLAAGLGASNLILYAFVYTPLKQIHPVNTWVGAVVGAIPPLLGWAAASGQVSLNAMLLPAALYFWQIPHFMALAYLCRDDYAAGGFRMFSLADASGRRTASVALRNCIYMIPLGFLAYDWGMTSGWFCLESTLLTLAIAATSFSFYRDRTRHKARKMFHASLLYLPVFMSGILFHRIVENQQCLTEENFESSVELSLPSQDGNVNRKNRLRNSTDGTQVRPPVSYASIAPFPFLPVPSYAAP is encoded by the exons ATGTGGAGGAACTCGAAGACTTTATCTTCCAAGTTCCCAATATCCAACAACCCACTCTACCACCTGTCTTCCGCCTCCTCCTCCGCCGCACAAGGCGGCGTTCGACCTGCGCTGCTCTCTCACTCCCTTACCCAATCATACCCCTACTCCCCTACGCCTTCGCCTTCAGATTCTCTCAAGCTCGGGCTTCACCGAGCCGATGGAGTCGGAGCCCTTCCTGCGGCGGCTGATCTCGCGTCTTTGGCTTCCAGGGCTTCGCACTTGGCCCGCCACTATGGCCGCTGCTATTGGGAGCTCTCCAAAGCTCGCCTCAG CATGTTAGTCGTTGCAACTTCTGGAACTGGCTTTGTTCTTGGAAGCGGCCATGCCATTGATTTTGGTGGACTTTGTTGCACATGTGCTGGTACCATGATGGTTGCAGCATCTGCTAATTCCTTAAATCAG GTGTTTGAGAAGCAAAATGATGCCAAAATGAACAGAACGAAGAACAGACCACTACCTTCAGGACGCATTACAATCCCTCATGCAGTCACCTGGGCATCCGCTGCTGGTTTAGCTGGAACTGCTTTGTTGGCAAGCAAG GCTAATATGTTGGCAGCTGGTCTTGGAGCCTCCAATTTAATACTTTATGCGTTTGTGTACACTCCGTTGAAGCAGATTCACCCAGTGAATACATGGGTTGGTGCTGTTGTTGGGGCTATCCCTCCACTTTTAGG TTGGGCTGCAGCTTCCGGGCAGGTTTCCCTCAATGCAATGCTACTCCCAGCTGCTCTATACTTTTGGCAAATACCTCATTTTATGGCCCTAGCATACTTGTGCCGTGATGACTATGCCGCTGGAGG GTTTAGGATGTTCTCCCTTGCTGATGCTTCTGGTCGGAGAACAGCCTCAGTGGCTTTAAGGAATTGCATATACATGATCCCGTTGGGGTTCTTGGCCTATGACT GGGGTATGACGTCCGGATGGTTTTGTCTTGAATCTACTCTTCTTACTCTCGCCATAGCTGCAACATCATTTTCGTTCTATCGAGACCGGACTAGACATAAAGCAAGGAAGATGTTTCATGCCAGCCTTCTTTATCTTCCTGTATTTATGTCTGGGATTCTGTTTCACCGTATCGTTGAAAACCAGCAATGCCTTACTGAGGAGAATTTCGAGAGTAGCGTTGAGCTTTCGTTGCCCTCACAAGACGGCAATGTCAATCGGAAGAATAGGTTGAGGAATTCCACAGATGGCACGCAAGTTCGCCCGCCTGTATCATACGCCTCAATTGCACCATTTCCGTTTCTCCCAGTTCCTTCGTATGCCGCCCCGTGA
- the LOC126632538 gene encoding putative pentatricopeptide repeat-containing protein At1g77010, mitochondrial: MSLDLQALVRILHSCNTHHSIHIGKQLHLIFLQKGVLNSAVTLGNRLMQMYGKCGSMADARKLFDEMPQRNCFSWNTLIEGYMKSGDQEKSLELFEAMSHKDDFTWNLVVSGLAKAGKLEIARGLFNDMPRRNWSVWNSMIHGCAKNGCPGEALRLFKELNSDALELSSEYKFVLATVVGACADLLALGWGKQIHARIFIDEVEFDSVLASSLVNFYTKCGDLDSAGHILNMMKEPDDYSLSALISGYGNCGRMNDARRVFDTKSNPDIPLWNSLISGYVNNNEDNGALILFNEMLSNGVRGNSFTLASVLSAISISGVLRHAEQMHAHACKVGLIGNVIVASAILDAYSKCGSPIDACRLFSELQTFDTILLNCMITVYSNCGRVEDAVQVFEAIPSKSLVSWNSMIVGLSQNGCPIEALDLFRQMNKLDLRMDKFSLASVLSSCANISSLEYGEQVFARTTILGLDCDEIVCNSLVDLYCKCGLVKSGRKLFDRMAKSDEVAWNSMLIGYATNGHGIEALALFNDMRLLGVKPNEITFTGVLSACDHSGLVEDGRKWFYKMKQDYHIDPGIEHYTCMIDLFSRAGCLEEAMNLVEVMPFKADASILSSVLRGCVAHGRKDLGKRMAERIIELDSENSGAYVQLSNIFADVEEWEGSAQVRQVMRDNGVQKNPGCSWFDR; the protein is encoded by the coding sequence ATGAGCCTTGACCTGCAAGCATTGGTTCGAATTCTCCATTCCTGCAACACCCACCATTCAATCCACATCGGAAAGCAGCTCCACCTTATCTTCCTCCAAAAGGGTGTTTTAAACTCTGCCGTCACGCTCGGAAACCGTCTGATGCAGATGTATGGGAAATGCGGAAGCATGGCTGATGCACGGAAACTGTTCGACGAAATGCCCCAGAGAAACTGTTTCTCCTGGAACACGTTGATAGAAGGTTATATGAAATCTGGGGACCAAGAAAAGTCTTTGGAGTTGTTTGAAGCTATGTCCCATAAGGATGATTTTACGTGGAATTTGGTTGTTTCGGGGCTTGCTAAAGCGGGTAAGCTAGAGATTGCTCGGGGTTTGTTCAATGACATGCCTAGGAGAAATTGGAGTGTTTGGAATTCTATGATTCATGGATGTGCCAAAAATGGGTGTCCTGGAGAGGCTTTAAGGCTTTTCAAGGAATTGAATTCGGACGCGTTGGAATTGTCaagtgaatataagtttgtgtTGGCTACTGTTGTTGGAGCTTGTGCCGATTTGCTTGCGCTGGGTTGGGGCAAGCAAATCCATGCGCGCATTTTCATTGATGAAGTTGAATTTGACTCTGTTTTGGCTAGTTCGTTGGTTAACTTTTACACGAAGTGCGGGGATTTGGATAGCGCGGGCCACATTTTAAACATGATGAAGGAACCAGATGATTACTCTCTCTCAGCATTGATTTCAGGTTATGGAAATTGCGGTAGAATGAATGATGCAAGAAGAGTTTTCGATACAAAAAGCAATCCGGATATTCCGTTGTGGAATTCATTGATTTCTGGATATGTAAACAATAATGAAGACAATGGAGCATTAATTCTCTTCAATGAAATGCTGAGTAATGGTGTTCGTGGAAATTCATTTACGCTTGCAAGTGTTTTGAGTGCCATTAGTATCTCAGGCGTCCTTAGACATGCTGAACAAATGCACGCACATGCCTGCAAAGTTGGGCTGATCGGGAATGTTATTGTTGCAAGTGCTATTCTTGATGCATACTCGAAGTGTGGAAGTCCTATTGACGCTTGCAGATTGTTTAGTGAGCTGCAAACCTTTGACACAATATTGCTTAATTGTATGATCACTGTGTATTCAAATTGTGGGAGAGTTGAAGACGCTGTACAGGTTTTCGAGGCAATTCCAAGTAAAAGCTTGGTATCTTGGAATTCAATGATCGTAGGCCTTAGTCAAAATGGTTGTCCGATTGAAGCATTGGATCTTTTCAGGCAGATGAACAAGCTGGACTTGAGGATGGACAAGTTTAGCCTTGCTAGTGTGCTCAGTTCATGTGCTAATATATCCTCACTTGAATATGGCGAACAGGTTTTTGCCAGAACTACCATCCTTGGGCTCGATTGTGATGAAATTGTATGTAACTCGCTTGTTGATTTGTATTGCAAGTGTGGTCTTGTTAAAAGTGGGCGAAAACTGTTTGACAGAATGGCAAAGTCCGACGAAGTTGCTTGGAATTCGATGTTGATTGGTTATGCTACAAATGGTCACGGAATTGAAGCGCTAGCTCTTTTCAATGACATGAGGCTTTTGGGAGTGAAACCCAATGAGATTACATTTACAGGGGTTTTGTCTGCCTGTGATCATAGTGGGTTGGTTGAAGATGGACGGAAATGGTTTTACAAGATGAAACAGGATTATCATATCGATCCAGGCATCGAACACTACACTTGCATGATTGATCTTTTCTCTCGCGCTGGTTGCCTTGAGGAAGCAATGAATCTCGTTGAAGTGATGCCTTTTAAGGCAGATGCAAGCATATTGTCATCAGTCCTAAGAGGTTGTGTAGCTCATGGACGCAAGGATCTTGGGAAGAGAATGGCAGAGCGAATCATTGAGCTTGATTCTGAGAACTCAGGTGCTTACGTTCAGCTGTCTAACATATTTGCAGACGTGGAGGAATGGGAAGGATCTGCACAGGTTAGACAAGTCATGAGAGATAACGGAGTACAAAAAAATCCCGGTTGCAGCTGGTTTGATCGTTGA